The Zalophus californianus isolate mZalCal1 chromosome 6, mZalCal1.pri.v2, whole genome shotgun sequence DNA window ATTTGGAGAGGTTATTGCTGAGATTGTGGTTTTCAAAAGATAGACCTCAAATTAAAACCTGCAAAGCTTTTCTCAATATAAGGGGAAAATCTTATTTTCTAGGACAATACATCTCAGGtatttttatgattgttttaCTAAAGTTCACACTGAAATGTTATCTCCAAAATTGGAATCGTCGCTTAATTTGTTTTAACTAACCAACAGCCACAAAAGAAGCGACTAGTACTAAATACTGGATTATTGACAAAGGACTCGGGACCTCAGATTCAGTATTGTGGAATCTACTGTTGTTTGCAGTGTAGGTTAGGAGTTGCTGTTTTAATGCTTCTAATTGACAACTGTTCatctgtagaaaaaaataaattcctaaataaAAGACAACACACAGTGTTTCCAGTATTTCAGCTATGGGCTTATACCATAGTAAGCTGCTCCCCTAGAGTTAAATTACTTTTTTCATGAGATGACATTCTACTGATTTACAGActctgttaaccttaaaaataaaactgtccgttattttaccagcaaaaatggatTCATTTGGGAATAGCAGATAATTTTAATTTGACATGTGTAAGCTATCACAAAACCACAGAcaagtctggagaacaaaggagaggggGCTGCTTTTTTAtaaagggggcaggagggagttTGGAagggctgttataaacaaaaagtccacTGGCGTAAACTGGGAGTTGAAGTGTAGCGGCTTTTCATTGGCTGGATTGTGACAGTTTCTTGTTGGCTGGACCGTCcccaggcaaagagaaaatcttctTTTTGCCGGGGTAATAAAGTATAGGTTCTTCctgttgggaatgcaaggtgCCTCTCTTGGAGTACAATTCTGTAGTCCTAATTTAGGAGTGGTagggcatgagagctcccccttctggcctcctggctccatcttaaatgaggtttcctttattcaGTTTCACAATTCAAATGGTTTCTGATTTTAACTGAGAGGAATGCCTTACTGCTCAGAACCGAGTTGGTTTATAGCTTTACGCCAGTAGAGAATTTAGCTACCAATCAAGAAGTATTTATTGGGTGTTATCTGGCTAGATACTGtggaattcaaaataaatttaagacatGCTCTCTTTTCTCAACACCTTTATTATTTAGCATCCTGAACAGTTAGTAAACAAAACTGTATTATAGATCAGACCTATATAGTACTAAGAGGTGCAAATTGTGTGAtgtaatttttaaggaaatatttattggggccttattgtgtgccaggcaccagtcGGTATATTCTTTTCATTCATCAAAACTGCTAGTGAAGGAGTGGGGAGTCAGAAGGCCCCCAAAAGAATCTTGTGGcaggtgggtgggaaggaggaatgCAAGTCAACAACACAGGAGAAAGTATGCTGTGACAAAAATAGGTGCAGTCTGCCATCTGAGCACACAGGGAGCCGGAGGCCCCGGGGTGCAGCTCCCTTCCCCAAGGCTGGCCTTCTCCAGGGAGGGACCCATGCTTTGGACCCCCCTTTCACATCCCCGGGTTCTTGTCCCAGTACTTCTGGACCTGAATACTTGCCAGGTATATTTACTGCCCTCTCCCAATCTCAAAGGAACTTTCTggaagtgtcttttttttaaagagttggcTAGAGGTGAACCCAAAGCTGACCACAGAGAGATGCTAGCTGGGCACTGATCAGGTCAGCAACGCAGGAAATGGTGGCGTCCTTTGGGGCTGCCTGTCACACCTTGGCGTGGGGTCTCACTTCCCCTACTGGGTGTGTGCcacagtttcttcatttgcaaataagTACCTTTTCGGTATGCAATCAAATACGTCATCAACACCTTCGCAGAGTACCGAGCAGTTTTTAACCTCTAAACATGCATATCCATCCACATAGAGATGATGGCCAACTTCCCCAATCTGCCCGCCTCTGATTGCAGCCACTTCAGGTGTGAATTTCGGTCCCGGTGACCCTTCCCAGTCGCTAGCCATGGAAGGAGAAGTGAGCGCCTCGTCCGTGGGGAACTCTGGGGAACCAAACAGCCTCACAGGGTCGCGGCCACCCCACGTCCACCCCAGCTGCCGGGAGGGCGGCCCGCGAGGCTCTGGAGAACCCACGCGGAGCCGGCCGCGCGCCTGCGCCCTGGGCTCCCCGAGGACGCGCCTGCACACGCCCCTACGGCGCGCGCCGGGGCCCCGCCCCTTTGCCTAGTCCCGCCTCGCGGCCCGGATGTGCGCGCGCCGGCGACATGGCGGCCTCGGCGGTCATGCTGCAGGCCCTGTGCCGCTTCTGCCGGGTGCTGCTCTTCCTCTTCCAGTTCTACATCTTGTCCGGCGGGGGTGAGTTAAAGGCCAGAGTCCACGCGGGGTCGGGCTGAGCGGTAGCGAGGCCCCCGGGAGCTGCGGGAAGCGTCCGCGCTAGGCCCGCGGGCGGAGGGCGGAGACTGAGTGCGGGGCGCGGGGCAGCAGGTCGCTGCAGCCGGGTCTGGGGGTCCTGACCGCCCGCTCCGCGGCCGTCCCTCCGCTCAAGAACCCCAGAGCCTCGGAGCTCGGCTGATGAGCCCTGGAACGGGGGACCGAGGGTTGGGGTCTCGGCCGGGGAAGCGGACCTGGAACCCGAGACCACGCTTTGTTCCCTAGTTGCCTATCGATCCACATTGGTGTCGACCCCTTTGGCGtttctttgtttagttttctgGGCAGTCAAGCTGTGAGGTTTTCATGAGCATTTATTGGCCTGGTGTGGACCTTGCGTCTTAACCACACAAACCAAGGTTTTCATATCCCAGGATAACATGTTTCTCTAATTGTAGGATCCTTAAATTTAGAGCAGTCGCAGccgctggctcagtcaataaagGATCCGGGCCCAACACGTACTTTCACAGTAGTTCCCAGGGCAGCAGGTACTAGACATTTTCTATTCTAGTAAATCTGTATATTTATATCTAGTGGTTTCTTTCTTCTTAGATAAAAtaactttacaattttttttgaaatttttattgtattttaggTTATGTGAACTAAAGACAGATACTGTGAACTAAAGACAGATACACAGATGTTTTTCTGTAGACTGTCTTGATATTGCAGTACCAGTTCCAGCCTCATCTCTTTTTCCAGTTCCACATTCctcatttctatctctttattatttttccgCCTCGTTCATCAAGATCACCTTCAACCAGTGCTTCTTTCCcttcagaaattttctttttcttcttaagccCCATTCCTGATGTTGGACATTAGAGGCTCCTCCCAGGGCTGTGTGAAATGGAAGGATCACAGACAGATTAAGACTTGGACACTAGGTCTGGTTGAGCTTCTGGGAGCTTGAGCATATTATTCACCCCTTCAGCATCACTTTACTCATCTTTTAGGTGAAGTTAGCCTGGCCCTCTAAAGTCATTTTGGCTTTGTGATTTCTAAGTGTCCAACTTCCAGCCACAAGAGTaatcagaataaaagaaaagaaaagtagaattgACTACATAATCCAGGGACTTTAAGTAGGATCAGTTTTAAATGAGTCTTAGTGTGTTTCGCTAAACAGAACCTTTGTCTCTATAGTTCATCCCTTTAAAGTTCCATTATTTCAATGAATTGAAACTGGCAGAGGTATTTTACTGATTGTTATTTGGTTGTTAAGACTACTACAAGACAGGAGCATACttgaatttaaaacacaaattttagagaaagcacaagaattttttattcctttggatgTTTTTGAAAGCGTCTCTTCCTCCCCCAAGTATACTTGCAAATGATCCTCTCTTAATTGATAAAAACATATTGTACTCCTGGGAAGGTtggctgggaaaaaaaattataacccaCCAAACAAGTTATTAATATATGGAGAACTCTGTTGAACTTTGGTAGTATAAAACTGTAAGTGGTACTAGCAAATTAGGGCTTTTTGAAGTACCAGTGTGGAATAATGACGGAGAACATTTTCTAAAGTTGGTACCCTGTTGTACTGATTGATTCAGTTGGAGGGTCAGTGTCGTAATTACCAAATCAGTGAATTCAGATGAAAAGAATATTGGATTAGAAACAGAGATTTGGGTCGTGGTTCCAGTTTTGTCACTCTGTGATCATGAACAAATCTTACCCTCTCCAAGTCTTAATTTTTCATCTTGTTACAGAGTAGATTTTTTTGAGGCCCAAACTTACACCTAGCTTTGTGTATACATTGTATGTACATAAGTACCTTTGAGTTTCATGCTCATTTGGGGGGCAgtaattaaattctttttacttAGCTGTTGAACTCTTGGaccaggtcacacagcttggtGGCAGCCCTTTGCTTTAATTGCAGGTGTCTCTGATTCCAGCCCTGACATTTTCCATTCCAGTGCAGCATTTCATCACTGGCAATAGTGTCCCTTACCCTGCAGgaaattgttttcttctgtgatgCTGATCAGTATTATATGAGAATAAGCATCTCtcttatttttcacagaaagtaCTGATATCCCACCTTATGTGATGAAGTGTCCAAGTAATGGTTTGTgtagcagacttcctgcagactGTGTAGAATGCAAGACAAATTTCTCCTGTGTCTATGGCAAGCCTGTCACCTTTGACTGCACAGTCAAACCTTCCGTCACCTGTGTTGTAAGTACTGCAACTTACTAATTTTAAATGAACTCACTGTAAACCTCAAGTTCTAAGTACAGTTTAGACTTGACTGTGGGGGAAATCCTGAAAGAAAGTGCTCTGCATTCCGCAAGTCATATTttaggaacaaagacaatatgaTCAGAAGACTGAAACTTTCCTTTCCAAGTGAGGTTTGGTTGCCAGGGTACAGATGGCAATTTCTTGACAAACGAAATTGGAGCAACTATCAGACTCCTAACAGAAAGTCAGAAATAGAAAAGGCTCATGTGCACTGTTGCCTATTAGAAAACACCCTATTACAGTCATCACACCTATATCCCATCTCCTGATATTTTGACAGACAGGAAGAGGCCTAGGAAGGCTTTCATAGTTGGGTGTTCCATAGAGTGCTCTAGGGATACCTGCTTCCAAGCTGCTTGACTCTGGCTGCCATTAGAATCACTTCTGGAGCCAGCCCCTGGCCTGCTAAATGCGAACAGGGCAGGGAGACTCAGGTATCTGCATTTTTTAACAACTGGACCAGGTTAAAATTATTACACACTCCCTTGTTTGGGGCTACTCTCTGGGTGAGAGGAAGAGTAGAAAGGAATAATGAAGTAGTGTTTTAGTCTTGGCCCTGCCATAGCTAGCTGGGTGACTTACTAATCTGTCTCTTGTCAAATGAGGGAAATGAGCAGATGGGCCCAGAACAGCTTTTTCTAAAGTGTTTCCGTGGAACCCTACTTTTGGGAAATGgttgaagaggaagaaacagattcTATATCGTGTCCTCTCTTGCAGATCGCTTTTGACTTGGCAGTCCTAGCATTTCTGTCACTTGAACAGGGTACCTTGCCCCTTCAGTCTTTGGAACTTGGTCTGTGGAGGGCTAGACTGGAAAGTTTCTTACACCCTTGCACTCTTTCTGTAATTTTCCTGATGAAGTCTAGTatcagagagggagcagggaaggcttctcttCAAAGGGGAAATAAGATTTTGTGCTGTCAGTGTCTCAACTTAGTTTTCATAAAACTTAAGTATTGCCGTTTTATATCTTGTATCAGCACACCAGAAAATTGAGTGTAGGTGCCAGATGGTGTTCGTGACTGCCCTTGAATTATTAGTCTTTGTTGCTTAATCTTAAATACTGTATTCTCCCTAATTACCTAATGGGGAAACTTAATAATTtgaaggcttttaaaaatgttctcccCACCTGAAAGTAACATAACATTGGGTATCAGCTGTACTCCAacgtaaaaataaaaaatgttatctcATAGGTCTGACAGTGAGTAGGTACTTCGTGAAAAATGGGAGAACTCTGACCTCCGGGGGAACTCTTCCAGAATTAGCCTCCTTTGTGGTTTGCCTCAGCAGCTTTGATGTTCACTCCCAGCACTGGTTACTGGGTGAGACAGgattctcagtttcttccttctttagATGTTTCCAAAATAAACTGTTTCATTTAGTAGGAAATAGCAGAAGataggaaaaataacaaaggtAGAGAGAAGTTACAAAGCTTAAGGGAAGTTTCTGGACTCCTCGGTCATGGTGCCTGGTGCCGTGCTCAGCCCCTGGCTGAGATGTGTCCTGGGCGGgacttttttctctcctcctcctccaggagctTTCACATcacctgcctcctctcctggccAGTGGCCCTGAGTCCTGTCAAATCACAGGTGCCCCGTCCTCAGGTATAGGACTTGGAAGTCTGCCCCAAGAGAGTGTGGTCTGTTCTTGAAAGTGGAGAGCAGTAAAAACATGAATGGACTGCCTGCAGACATGGGTCCTGGGACTGCTGTTGCCTGGTGAGCCAGGGCAATTCgcgtgtgtttatttattttacgaAGATCTGTAGGGTCTCTTCTTGGTAAATAAGTTACCATTTCAGGAAGGAATCATCCACCACCGTCCCCGTGTAAGCGTGCCGATGCTTATTTTCTCTCATCTGCACGTGCATGCACTCAggtgcctccctgccccctcttaTTTTGAACTTAACTGGCCAAAAAATGAACTCTTCTAGTCCTTCTCCAGACATGCTGAATTAAGAACTACCAGGCTAAGGGAATCTCACCTGGAttcttttatagaaataaatgtaaaaacccTGCATCCCCTGCCATGTCCTATCACTCCTGCTCCACTTGATGTCCGCTGGAAGTGTGCTTGTCAGAAATGTTTTGCGTTCCTTGGAGAAGCTATCAGACTGCTAGTGTATCTGAAGCAGGTGTAATTTCTTCCAATGGGTTCTGGGTTCTTAGTAATGACAGCTGTTTCACAGAAGGAAAGGTAACATCTTTTTACTATATATAAGCTTTTGAGGGAGTCTATACCTCTCCAGAGAGAAGATGGATTCAGTCAGTGCTGGGATGCCCGGGTTGCTCTGGGGATAAAAGTGGAATCCCTCTCTTGTCCCAAATAAATTCAGAGAGATCagaaatttaatataataaaatgaagcCACAAATTAAGCAAAGAAAGCTTGATTGTTATGCTATAATCTCAAaagtaggaaatatttttctaaatatgaaataaaacttaGAAGCCGTAAAAGAATTGACACATTCGACTGCTAAAAATGACCTAAAAAAGCATAAAGGCAAAAGATCAGTGGCAAACTAGGAAAAAGTATTTCTCACACCTGTGACAACTAATGCActaatatctataatatataaagatttccTAAAAGCCAAGGAGAAAAACATGACAGTGCTATAGAAAAATGGTATGAGGACATAAGTAGATGGTTCACAGGAAAGGAAGTACGGATGGGCTTTCAGCATATGAAGAAATGTTCAATTTTTctcataattaaagaaatgtaaatggatGTATTTTTAAACCTATCAGGCTGGCAAATAAAAAAGCTTGGTAACACTCCGAGTGCATGAGGACATAAGGGACCCTCTGTCTTGTTAGTGGGTGGGCAGATTGGTCAGCCTCTTGTAGGCAATTGTCACATCTGTGAATCTTAAAGATGTATATatcttttgacccagcaattccacatctaggaatttatcttacaGATACTGTACGTGGATGCAAATAAATATGCCTAAGGATATTCTTAGCTGCTTGTTACCCGGGCAGAAGATTTAAAACGAGCTTAATGTCCAGGAGAGAACTGTTTATGATTCAGTATGAAATGAAATAAGTAGCAGCTAGTAAAAAGAACTAGGCAGCTCTCAAGATACTTAACTGATAGCTACAGAATTCAGTGAAAAGTGAATATCAGTGggaaagttaaatttaaaaaaagaaatatatctgaCATAAACGCACTGATGCATAGAATAGATTCCCTGGAAGGCCAGAGGCTAAGCAGGGCTTGGTGCTGGGGAGGGCAGTGGCTGCTGATGGTTAGACAGGACCAGCTTCCCCCTCGCTCCTGTCTCGTCTGGGAATCTGTACCACATTCGCGGACTGCgttgtttaaaaaacaattgaTAAGAAGCGTGCATTATCAGTGCATCACTAGAGATACACAGATGTTTCAGACACTATTGCCTAAATCAAATGGTGCCTTCCCCAGTTTGGGATGTCATTCATAAACCGCAGTTTTGCATTGAtcaaaaaaattagtaaatttatACTTCCAGAGatgattttaaatcatttaaaaatgattttgaaaactcTCTATTACATTATAATGTCAACTGGGGAAAAAAGGATACAAAATGCTTTCGGTATAATTGCACTTACATAAATCTGTATTataggaattaaaaatgaaagattaaaagtAGTTCTCTCTGGAGAGGTTACCagtttttttcctgtaatttcCAAAGGGGCAGCACACAGCATGTGCTACTCttccaagagaaaacaaaataatggtttttttaaattgaagtgaaAAAAATCTACAGTCTTAAAAGCTTAGCGCCAACAATGAACACTTGGCTGAATCTCAACATGTGGCTCTTTCAAAGTTGAGAGTGATTTTCTGGGGCGACCCGTTGGTTGATTATACTGGGTGGAGGTGTGAGCAGCAGTCACAGCCCGGAGGTCCTGGGCTCCGGTGGAGATACTTGGGAGGATTTGAGACTCGGCAGCCAGTCCATGTGTTGTACTTCTAGGAGCGTGAGACTGGGGTTGGGGACTGTGGGTCCTGCGCATAACTTGCAGCTCAGTGACCTTGAACACATGTAGTCATCTGTGCTTCCAGCTCCCTGTGGCTCTGTGGcttgataaaatacattttccctttCGTATTATAAAAGTACCCATGCTCAATTATGAAAAATTTAGCCAAGTGAAAGTGGTAAAATAATCTTACCATCCTGGAATAACCTTTGTTATTTTGATGTAAATTtatgtaggtttttttccttaggcatatatatttttgggtGTATATTTTTATGACGAAAGGCTCATACTGTGTACGTTTATTTTGCGTACGTACTGGTTTGGTACCTATTTTCCTCCCACTTTCTGCTAGTATTATTCACAAGGCCTTTAGTAGGAGTTTTGTGCCTTgtatttttattgacatattaACAAACTATTATGATTGATTCATTCTCTGTCCTTTGGCGTACAGGATCAAGACTTCAAATCCCAAAAGAACTTTATCATCAACATGACTTGCAGGTTTTGCTGGCAGCTTCCAGAAACCGATTATGAGTGTTCCAATTCCACCAGCTGCATGACGGTGTCCTGCCCCAGGCAGCGTTACACTGCCAATTGCACCGTGCGGGACCACATTCATTGCTTGGGTGAGTTGGAGTTCAAGGAAATTCGTGAgcaaaatacttttctttaagCTTACATATGGAACTTTAATTAGCAGTTTGAGAgttaaatttacattatttatttaaagagtttatttatttattggatagagagagcacaatcagggtgaggggcagagggaaaaacgggctgccagtgtgggacttgatcccaggaccccgggatcacgacctgagccgaaggcagacgcttaactgagccaccccggtgtccctatttatttatttatttatttttaagatttttatttatttgagagaaggggagagtgagtggggaggggcagaggcggaaggagaaagaatctgaagctgactgcactgagcatggagcctgatgcagggctcattcccaCCACcgtgagatcacagcctgagccgaaaccaagagtcaggcgcttaactgactgagccatacaggcaccctaaatttaaattgtttaatcAGAAACATTTATTAGCACTTTCTAGTTACAGCAAGCCTCATTAATAAACTcagtggtgacagatggtagctacgcttGTGGCCGGCATAGCATAACATAGTTGTTGAATTACTTCCTgtgttgttcacctgaaactaatgtaacattgtgtgtccactgaaagataaaaaaataaactcagtgaactaaaaaaaaaaaaaaacacccagaaaaTGTGCAATtctcttatcttttaaaaatgtaggatatgataacacaagaaacaaggtGTAAGATATAAAGCATAATGTACAGTAATAACGTTTTACCCAAATTTCCGACTAAAACAGTCGGATGCCATGACAGCTAACTGAGTGCTTTTCCTGCACCTGCTTGCCCTAGCTTCTCTCGAGAGCTAACCACCCTTAGATGAATTTTCTTATCATCCCACttgcttttctttacattttgtgtCCTTGTATCACATGTAAAAATAAGATAGAGTATGATACATTATTCAGTAGTGCTTGTTTTAGACTTACCTAAAATAATAGTCTTTTTATGGTCTtatccttcctcttttcctctcaaCATTGTGGCTCTAAGATGATCCATGtgtcttatttacttatttttttttttacttctgtataATAATCCACTGTAAGATTGTATCATAGTTTCTCTGTTCTGTGTATTTGGATTATTTACAGTTTTTTGCCCTTATAGGTTGTGCTGGTATTAGAGTTTTTGCACATACCTCCTGGTTGCATGTGTGCAGGCCTATACTCTCTAGCatgtattattttccaaaatgcttttaacagtttacattcccaccattgATACGTAACTGATCTTGATGCACATGCTCTCCAATACTTACTATTCATAAATGTTGTCTTTTTCTTGAAGATTTCTGggaattcttttatattttggataataaccttTTGGTGTCCCTAAAACCCTTTCCCAGATTTTaactacccctccccccacttttggGGGTATCTTTTGGATAgagcttgacttttttttaatacaactCATAGCCcttttatttcctatattttcttctagaagttggAAGTTTGGCCTTTCACACATAGGTCTGTAATCCACCTGGAATTGGTTTTGGTATATGGTGTGAAGTAGATTCAGGTTTACTTTTTATCCCACATGGATAGCCAGTTGTCTCTGGACTCTTCCAGGCCAGTCTGTGTGTGCCCTGCATCCCATAGGAGGCGTTTCTGTGTGCCTGGGCTGggctctctctccttttcccgtTGCTTGATTTATCTGTTTGATAAATAAGACCACACTGTCTTATTTGCCCTAAACTTCACCTAAGTCTTGTTAGCTTCACATACTTAGAGCTGTAACCCTTACTTAACTGATTTAAACATTAAATGTATGTTTGTAGATGGTAAGGGCTTTCTTTTTACTAGTCACTGTAGCAAACTTTATCGTAGAGAGAGTTGacttttagattttaaatgacaAGGCCACTAGTCTCTGTGTAAGAATACTTTTATACCCCTGTTTCTATGTAgagtgttttccctttttttcaggTAACCGCACTTTTCCAAAGATGCTGTATTGCAACTGGACCGGAGGTTATAAGTGGTCTACTGCTCTGGCCCTGAGGTAAGCTTGGCTACTAGTAAGTAAAGGATGCCATTCAGATTTCGTTGGGATCAGTGGAATCTTCCATACATTGAGCTCAGCTGAGTTCCTCCTTCACTTAGATTCTTTCACATGTGTTAGGAAGGCCCTAGGAAATGTAGCCGCAGGGAGTTATTTAGATGATCAGAACAGGACCTTCGTGGACGTTAATGGCAGGGTGTTTGCTTTTCTCCCAAGATATCTGCACATCCTTAGAGATGCCTTACTGAGTTATTATTATAGATCATTAGAACCAGTCAGGGTTTTCCATCCTGAGTGTATGTGAGTCAGTAAAATGGTATACACTGTTTAAAATAGATAGGTTTATGATTTGTAGTTTTTAGTAACTTCCTCCTTTATTATAAAAACTAACATATACTCCAtactaaaaactggaaaaattgagataaaataaaacattaaaaatcaccTCTAATTCCACCATCCAGAGATAATTATGGACTTACAATTTTAACATGAGAATGTTAATGCTTGAATTTGTTAAGACTTTTAaacagtttgggggaaaaaactaCCAATTCTTACTCCCAGAGGGAAGGGTAGGTGTGATGCTGATTATTCACTAATTAAAAAGTTGGGGCATCTACAGTTGAAGGTTTGGCGCTAGAGCCCGAGACCCTGTGGCCTGTAGCGTGACATGTCAGGGGTTTCTCGCCTTCGTCGAGGTTGAAATTCAGGCCAAATTGTTCTTTGCTGTGGGGCCAGCAGGGCGGTTAGCAGCATCTCTGGACTCTACTAACTAGATGCCGGTAGCACTCCACGGTGTGATAATCAAAAATGTCTTTAGAGACTGCCAAGTTGCTCCTTGTTGAGGAGCACTGCTTTAGGGTttgggctggggagggacagagcagaGCCTGCCTGGCGGGAAGGCCCAACTGGAGAGTAAAGAATAGTCCAAGGTAGAAAATTTGATACAACAAAAATGAGATTTGATAACTCGCCATCGTCTTTGTCAGCAGTGGTTCAAATGAAAATGAacgatggactttttttttttttttaactttttattttggaataacttgagacttacagaaaagttttgGAGATTGTTCCTGGACACCTGTCACCCACCTCCCCCTTGATTGTTCACATCTTAAGTTACTGTGGTGCATTTTACaacttgacttttaaaaagtaagcatcattttcttttcagagcTCAACATAGTTTCTTTCAGAATATTCACTGAGTGGGATAATATCGGGGGTTTGCTTCCAAGTACTCTGGCATGGGGGCAGGGCGGGTACAGATGCTGCAGGACTGGCCACATGCTGATCAGTGGTGGAGCTGGGTCGGGGGTACTGTTGTCTTCAACTTTCTTTTATATGTTTGGAAATGTTCCTTAATCTTAAAAGAAGTACAATGAGAAGTTGTCTGAATATTGTTAGGTCTTGGAATTTGAAGGAACCTTAAGAGTCATTTGTTCTTAACACTCCATTTTTGGAGATGCGTGGCAGAGTTCAGACGACTTGATCTGGGGCAGTCTCGTGACCCCACCTCCTGACTCCATGTTCGTGTCCTTTCTGTTGGACTGGCTCCCTGCTTTGTTCTCCCACATGTGCC harbors:
- the TM2D3 gene encoding TM2 domain-containing protein 3 isoform X2, which translates into the protein MAASAVMLQALCRFCRVLLFLFQFYILSGGESTDIPPYVMKCPSNGLCSRLPADCVECKTNFSCVYGKPVTFDCTVKPSVTCVDQDFKSQKNFIINMTCRFCWQLPETDYECSNSTSCMTVSCPRQRYTANCTVRDHIHCLGNRTFPKMLYCNWTGGYKWSTALALSVTLGGFGADRFYLGQWREGLGKLFSFGGLGIWTLIDVLLIGVGYVGPADGSLYI
- the TM2D3 gene encoding TM2 domain-containing protein 3 isoform X1, whose translation is MAASAVMLQALCRFCRVLLFLFQFYILSGGGSLNLEQSQPLAQSIKDPGPTRTFTVVPRAAESTDIPPYVMKCPSNGLCSRLPADCVECKTNFSCVYGKPVTFDCTVKPSVTCVDQDFKSQKNFIINMTCRFCWQLPETDYECSNSTSCMTVSCPRQRYTANCTVRDHIHCLGNRTFPKMLYCNWTGGYKWSTALALSVTLGGFGADRFYLGQWREGLGKLFSFGGLGIWTLIDVLLIGVGYVGPADGSLYI